One part of the Thermithiobacillus tepidarius DSM 3134 genome encodes these proteins:
- a CDS encoding P-II family nitrogen regulator, with product MKKIEAIIKPFKLDDVREALSEIGVAGMTVTEVKGFGRQKGHTELYRGAEYVVDFLPKVKLEIVLPDDLADRAVEAIETAARTGKIGDGKIFVSTVEKVVRIRTGEVNEDAI from the coding sequence ATGAAGAAAATCGAAGCCATCATCAAGCCCTTCAAGCTGGACGACGTGCGCGAGGCCCTGTCGGAGATCGGCGTGGCGGGCATGACCGTGACCGAAGTCAAGGGCTTCGGGCGCCAGAAGGGCCACACCGAGCTCTACCGCGGCGCCGAGTACGTGGTCGACTTCCTGCCCAAGGTCAAACTGGAGATCGTCCTGCCCGACGACCTCGCCGACCGCGCCGTCGAAGCCATCGAAACCGCCGCCCGCACCGGCAAGATCGGCGACGGCAAGATCTTCGTGTCCACGGTGGAGAAGGTGGTGCGCATCCGGACGGGGGAGGTCAACGAGGATGCGATTTGA